The Candidatus Nomurabacteria bacterium genome includes a window with the following:
- a CDS encoding peptidoglycan-binding protein, which translates to MNYKKLLIGLAVVAMVFSVGASSASALSSADVAQLCAVLSCTPAQSASLMSLVDGATTGGSTGSGYTFNADLTIGSTGADVSALQSLLVSKGFLTMPAGTAMGYFGNLTKSAVMAWQTSAGITPASGYFGPKSRAAVNSMSAMTPSDSMTPAGLPAGCTSAFGYSTTTGQPCAGVMSTVPGCTSTSGFSSTTGQACSGATTTGGLTADGTDGSITIGASALVSSGTAVKKGETRDVLSTKLQATSGPVSINRAEVKFSERPWLTLTKVMLKDGNGNVLATKNLSSSADATEVTVGSDYRVRFDNLNIVVRPGTDLHLVVAVSVLASSDKITGQTVTLDIPSGGLRTVNGQGFSETIGDTADFTFTLPTTGSNGDIYTSISSNSPLAGFQTVAAGTTQTENVLLGIFRIKSQNTSSTLNNLSFNLNRSTTVATTTLFSNVRLEANGLSYGANSLVAGGTTFTNMQVPLPLDQWVDFKLTANVAGADTSGGVSASSTLVAASISGIDTNFNTLTVSNAGNVTSADRTFLQTGVGISNASAAIGNCNPLVTQGPNAICGATFTFTLTNTGNNAVYVSKTPGIMFATSTSPTSASSTITILNVSNPTEDSGDTSASYAIQSGASRTFSAVGAVKQTAGTTGPHQLSITGIYFGASATAGTQGAASTNATSNLSTGLGGLKAQATF; encoded by the coding sequence ATGAATTATAAGAAATTACTTATCGGCTTGGCGGTTGTCGCCATGGTCTTCAGTGTTGGTGCTTCAAGCGCTAGCGCTTTGTCCTCTGCCGATGTGGCACAACTTTGCGCAGTGCTTTCTTGCACTCCCGCTCAGTCTGCTTCACTAATGAGTCTTGTTGATGGCGCCACTACAGGTGGTTCCACTGGCTCTGGCTACACCTTCAACGCTGATCTAACGATCGGTTCTACGGGTGCTGATGTGAGTGCTCTTCAGTCACTTCTAGTGTCTAAGGGTTTCCTCACAATGCCAGCTGGTACGGCTATGGGTTACTTCGGTAATCTAACGAAGAGTGCGGTGATGGCTTGGCAGACATCTGCTGGCATTACCCCAGCTTCTGGTTACTTCGGTCCTAAGAGCCGCGCGGCAGTCAATAGCATGAGCGCAATGACTCCTAGCGATTCAATGACTCCAGCCGGTCTTCCAGCTGGTTGTACTAGCGCTTTTGGCTACAGCACAACTACTGGGCAGCCTTGCGCCGGTGTGATGTCAACAGTTCCTGGTTGTACCAGCACTTCTGGCTTCAGTTCTACAACTGGTCAGGCTTGCTCTGGTGCTACCACGACTGGTGGCCTTACCGCTGATGGTACCGATGGTTCCATCACGATCGGAGCTTCAGCTCTTGTAAGTAGTGGTACAGCAGTTAAGAAAGGCGAAACACGAGATGTTTTGTCTACGAAACTTCAGGCCACTAGCGGTCCAGTCTCAATCAATCGGGCAGAAGTTAAGTTCAGCGAGCGACCATGGCTCACTTTGACCAAGGTTATGCTCAAGGATGGTAACGGCAATGTGCTTGCTACCAAAAACTTGAGTAGCTCTGCGGACGCAACAGAAGTTACGGTTGGTTCTGATTACCGCGTACGCTTCGATAACCTGAACATCGTTGTTCGTCCAGGTACTGACCTCCACTTGGTTGTGGCGGTTAGCGTTTTGGCCTCTTCTGACAAGATCACTGGCCAGACCGTTACTCTTGATATCCCAAGCGGCGGTCTTCGAACCGTCAATGGTCAAGGCTTCAGTGAAACCATTGGTGACACTGCTGACTTCACCTTCACCCTACCAACAACGGGTTCTAACGGTGATATCTACACCAGTATCAGTTCCAACAGTCCATTAGCTGGTTTCCAGACAGTGGCTGCTGGTACGACTCAAACGGAAAATGTCCTTCTTGGTATTTTCCGAATCAAGTCACAGAACACCAGTTCTACGCTTAATAACCTAAGCTTCAATCTTAATCGCAGTACAACCGTTGCTACAACAACCTTGTTCAGCAATGTTCGACTTGAGGCCAATGGCTTGAGCTACGGTGCGAACAGCTTGGTGGCTGGAGGCACAACCTTCACCAACATGCAGGTTCCTCTACCGCTTGATCAATGGGTAGACTTCAAGTTGACTGCTAATGTGGCCGGCGCTGACACCTCAGGCGGTGTTTCCGCTTCTTCCACTTTGGTAGCCGCTAGCATCTCTGGTATCGACACAAACTTCAACACACTCACTGTGTCTAATGCTGGAAATGTTACATCAGCTGACCGCACTTTCTTGCAGACAGGGGTTGGTATTTCCAACGCTTCTGCTGCTATTGGCAACTGTAACCCTCTGGTTACACAAGGCCCTAACGCCATTTGTGGTGCGACATTCACCTTCACTCTTACCAACACAGGCAACAATGCTGTCTATGTCAGTAAGACTCCGGGTATAATGTTCGCGACGAGCACCTCTCCTACGTCCGCCTCGTCCACAATCACAATCTTGAACGTTAGCAACCCAACAGAGGATTCTGGTGATACATCAGCTTCCTACGCCATTCAGTCTGGGGCTTCAAGAACCTTCTCCGCTGTCGGAGCAGTTAAGCAGACAGCCGGAACAACCGGTCCTCATCAGTTGTCGATCACTGGCATCTACTTTGGTGCTTCAGCCACGGCTGGAACCCAAGGTGCAGCTAGTACGAACGCAACTAGCAACTTGAGCACTGGTCTCGGAGGCCTTAAGGCTCAGGCGACCTTCTAA